One Trichomycterus rosablanca isolate fTriRos1 chromosome 12, fTriRos1.hap1, whole genome shotgun sequence DNA window includes the following coding sequences:
- the gulp1a gene encoding PTB domain-containing engulfment adapter protein 1 isoform X2, translating into MSRPFNRKKDKSWMHTPEALAKHFIAYNAKFLGNTEVEQPKGTEVVRDAVRKLKFQRHIKKSEGQKIPKVELQISIYGVKILDPKTKEVHHNCQLHRISFCADDKTDKRIFTFICKDSETNKHLCYVFDSEKCAEEITLTIGQAFDLAYKKFLESGGKDVETRKQIASLQKRIQELETENSELKTQLQVLEKQLLIAQVPPLLHINSTNEAYMLQSPSSLFWCHNLTSFSCLEISSVTLTPMSSPDSSISTGVLTPPPSKPALPKPLTEAGLPRPRGGNNSTAPTDIFDMVPFSPVAPLVPLPGSNASPPPIPARPTEIRRDLFDAEPFDPFICGAANFPPDVQSRLDEMQEGFKMGLTVEGTVFSLDPLDGRC; encoded by the exons tttcTAGGGAACACTGAGGTCGAACAGCCCAAAGGAACAGAGGTGGTGAGAGATGCAGTTCGAAAACTCAAG TTTCAAAGACACATCAAGAAGTCAGAGGGACAGAAGATTCCCAAAGTGGAGTTACAGATCTCCATCTACGGAGTGAAGATATTAGACCCTAAAACAAAG GAAGTTCATCACAATTGTCAGTTGCATCGGATATCATTCTGTGCTGatgataaaacagataaaagaatatttacatttatctgCAAAGACTCTGAAACCAACAAACATCTCTGCTACGTGTTCGACAGTGAAAAATGT GCAGAGGAGATCACTTTGACCATCGGCCAGGCTTTTGACCTGGCATACAAAAAATTCTTGGAGTCAGGAGGGAAAGATGTGGAGACGAGGAAACAAATAGCAAGCCTACAGAAAAGG ATTCAGGAGCTCGAGACTGAAAACTCAGAACTGAAGACGCAGTTACAGGTGCTGGAGAAACAACTGCTGATTGCTCAAGTACCACCT CTGCTTCACATTAACTCAACTAATGAGGCGTACATGCTGCAGAGCCCTTCCTCTCTCTTCTGGTGTCACAATCTCACCTCCTTCTCCTGTTTAGAAATCTCTTCTGTTACACTAACACCAATGAGCTCTCCCGACTCCAGCATATCGACCGGGGTGCTGACCCCTCCCCCGTCCAAACCTGCTCTGCCCAAACCTCTCACCGAAGCTGGGCTGCCTCGACCTCGA GGGGGTAACAACTCCACAGCTCCTACAGATATTTTCGACATGGTACCATTCTCTCCGGTGGCTCCCCTGGTTCCACTCCCAGGCAGTAATGCTTCACCTCCTCCCATTCCAGCAAGACCAACAGAGATCA GGAGGGACCTGTTTGACGCCGAACCGTTCGACCCGTTCATTTGCGGTGCTGCCAACTTTCCCCCCGATGTGCAGTCACGACTGGATGAGATGCAG GAGGGGTTCAAAATGGGACTAACAGTAGAGGGCACAGTTTTTTCCCTCGATCCTCTCGACGGCCGCTGCTAA
- the gulp1a gene encoding PTB domain-containing engulfment adapter protein 1 isoform X1, with protein MSRPFNRKKDKSWMHTPEALAKHFIAYNAKFLGNTEVEQPKGTEVVRDAVRKLKFQRHIKKSEGQKIPKVELQISIYGVKILDPKTKEVHHNCQLHRISFCADDKTDKRIFTFICKDSETNKHLCYVFDSEKCAEEITLTIGQAFDLAYKKFLESGGKDVETRKQIASLQKRIQELETENSELKTQLQVLEKQLLIAQVPPGGNNSTAPTDIFDMVPFSPVAPLVPLPGSNASPPPIPARPTEIRRDLFDAEPFDPFICGAANFPPDVQSRLDEMQEGFKMGLTVEGTVFSLDPLDGRC; from the exons tttcTAGGGAACACTGAGGTCGAACAGCCCAAAGGAACAGAGGTGGTGAGAGATGCAGTTCGAAAACTCAAG TTTCAAAGACACATCAAGAAGTCAGAGGGACAGAAGATTCCCAAAGTGGAGTTACAGATCTCCATCTACGGAGTGAAGATATTAGACCCTAAAACAAAG GAAGTTCATCACAATTGTCAGTTGCATCGGATATCATTCTGTGCTGatgataaaacagataaaagaatatttacatttatctgCAAAGACTCTGAAACCAACAAACATCTCTGCTACGTGTTCGACAGTGAAAAATGT GCAGAGGAGATCACTTTGACCATCGGCCAGGCTTTTGACCTGGCATACAAAAAATTCTTGGAGTCAGGAGGGAAAGATGTGGAGACGAGGAAACAAATAGCAAGCCTACAGAAAAGG ATTCAGGAGCTCGAGACTGAAAACTCAGAACTGAAGACGCAGTTACAGGTGCTGGAGAAACAACTGCTGATTGCTCAAGTACCACCT GGGGGTAACAACTCCACAGCTCCTACAGATATTTTCGACATGGTACCATTCTCTCCGGTGGCTCCCCTGGTTCCACTCCCAGGCAGTAATGCTTCACCTCCTCCCATTCCAGCAAGACCAACAGAGATCA GGAGGGACCTGTTTGACGCCGAACCGTTCGACCCGTTCATTTGCGGTGCTGCCAACTTTCCCCCCGATGTGCAGTCACGACTGGATGAGATGCAG GAGGGGTTCAAAATGGGACTAACAGTAGAGGGCACAGTTTTTTCCCTCGATCCTCTCGACGGCCGCTGCTAA